From the Acidobacteriota bacterium genome, one window contains:
- the moeB gene encoding molybdopterin-synthase adenylyltransferase MoeB: MSELSRAELERYSRHLILPEVGMEGQKKLKQASVLCVGAGGLGSPLALYLAAAGVGRLGIVDFDVVDASNLQRQILYGTSRLGRSKLESARERLGDLNPEVEVVTHEMRLDSSNALEVIEDYDMVADGTDNFPTRYLVNDACVLTGTPNAYASIFRFEGQASLFGLPGGPCYRCLFPKPPDPGLVPSCAEGGVLGILPGLLGVIQATEIIKLIVGRGRPLAGRLLLVDALSMRFRELKIKRNPECPVCGDHPTQSNLIDYEGFCGMRNHEQETRVPEVSPRQLKEELDAGKDLFVLDVRNPPELDIAKLEAASALIPLPELDERMEELDPDRDIVVFCRSGARSADATERLLENGFRRVRNLAGGILAWSDQVDPSIAKY; this comes from the coding sequence ATGAGCGAGTTGAGCCGCGCCGAACTGGAGCGCTACAGCCGGCATTTGATCCTGCCCGAAGTGGGAATGGAAGGGCAGAAGAAGCTCAAACAGGCTTCTGTGCTGTGCGTGGGCGCCGGCGGACTGGGCTCTCCGCTGGCCCTCTACCTGGCGGCGGCCGGCGTGGGGCGCCTGGGCATCGTCGACTTCGACGTAGTGGACGCTTCAAACCTGCAAAGGCAGATCCTGTACGGCACTTCCCGTCTGGGGCGATCCAAGCTGGAATCGGCGCGGGAGCGGCTGGGCGATCTGAACCCCGAGGTGGAAGTGGTGACCCATGAGATGCGCCTCGATTCGAGCAATGCGCTGGAAGTCATCGAAGACTACGACATGGTGGCCGACGGGACCGACAACTTCCCCACCCGCTACCTGGTCAACGACGCCTGCGTGCTGACGGGCACGCCCAACGCCTACGCCAGCATCTTCCGTTTCGAGGGACAGGCTTCGCTGTTCGGCTTGCCGGGAGGCCCCTGTTACCGCTGCCTCTTTCCCAAACCGCCCGATCCGGGACTGGTGCCCTCCTGCGCCGAGGGAGGCGTGCTGGGCATCTTGCCGGGTTTGTTGGGAGTGATCCAGGCCACCGAGATCATCAAGCTGATAGTGGGCCGCGGCCGGCCGCTGGCGGGACGCCTGCTGCTGGTGGACGCGCTGTCCATGCGCTTCCGCGAACTTAAGATCAAGCGCAATCCCGAGTGTCCCGTGTGCGGAGATCATCCCACCCAAAGCAATCTGATCGACTATGAGGGGTTTTGTGGAATGAGGAATCACGAGCAAGAAACCAGAGTGCCCGAGGTCAGTCCGCGTCAATTGAAAGAGGAACTGGATGCCGGCAAAGACCTGTTCGTCCTCGACGTGCGCAATCCGCCTGAACTGGATATCGCCAAGCTGGAAGCGGCTTCGGCGCTGATCCCGCTGCCCGAGCTGGATGAGCGGATGGAGGAACTCGATCCCGACAGGGACATCGTGGTCTTCTGCCGCTCCGGAGCGCGCAGCGCGGACGCCACCGAGAGGTTGCTGGAGAACGGCTTTAGACGCGTCCGCAACCTGGCCGGAGGCATCTTGGCCTGGTCGGATCAAGTCGATCCTTCCATTGCCAAGTATTGA
- a CDS encoding M67 family metallopeptidase, translated as MQLKVSRQLMASITERVQDAYPEEACGLLGGRREGETVQVAEAFPAPNSWPQDGEEGRGSRFTIAPGFHRRVHSALSKKGLHVVGVYHSHPDAPPQPSRFDLKMAWPELVYWIFSVRRGQARQSRAWRLRPSADQVEIICT; from the coding sequence GTGCAGTTGAAGGTCTCCCGCCAATTGATGGCCTCCATTACCGAACGTGTGCAAGACGCCTATCCTGAGGAGGCCTGCGGCCTGTTGGGAGGAAGGCGGGAGGGAGAGACCGTCCAGGTGGCGGAGGCTTTCCCGGCCCCCAACTCGTGGCCGCAGGATGGGGAAGAGGGCAGGGGTTCCCGCTTCACCATCGCACCCGGCTTTCATCGCCGGGTTCACTCCGCCCTGAGCAAGAAAGGCCTGCACGTCGTAGGCGTTTATCATTCCCATCCCGACGCACCGCCTCAGCCGTCCCGCTTCGACCTGAAGATGGCCTGGCCCGAACTCGTCTACTGGATCTTCAGCGTCAGGCGCGGCCAGGCCCGCCAGAGCAGAGCCTGGAGGCTGCGCCCTTCAGCCGACCAGGTGGAAATTATCTGCACCTGA
- the trpA gene encoding tryptophan synthase subunit alpha, whose product MSRLSAAFQKQPKCFIPFVTAGHPDLETTEEIIVELVAAGSDIVEIGIPFSDPIADGPVIQRSSFQALQHGYSMSDFIHMVGRVRAKTDAGLLFMSYINPLMRYGLERLEEEAARSGLDGLLISDLTPEEYRLMQPLEKLDTVFLAAPTSSDQRLQSIARVSRGFLYLVARTGVTGSHTEVGEEIASTVARLRRYTDTPIAVGFGIDSPEAVQRVWEQAEGAVVGSAIVQFIEEHKGEAELPKQVGRYVRQLIPDVR is encoded by the coding sequence ATGTCGAGACTGTCCGCAGCCTTTCAGAAACAACCCAAATGCTTCATCCCTTTCGTCACCGCCGGACATCCCGACCTGGAGACGACTGAAGAGATCATCGTGGAACTGGTGGCAGCCGGGTCCGACATCGTAGAGATCGGCATCCCCTTTTCCGATCCCATCGCCGACGGCCCGGTCATCCAGCGCTCCTCCTTTCAGGCTCTGCAGCACGGATACTCCATGAGCGATTTCATTCACATGGTGGGACGGGTGCGGGCCAAGACCGACGCCGGACTCCTCTTCATGAGCTACATCAACCCGCTGATGCGCTATGGACTTGAGCGCCTCGAAGAAGAAGCCGCCCGATCAGGACTGGACGGGCTGCTTATCTCGGACTTGACTCCCGAGGAATACCGGCTCATGCAGCCCTTGGAGAAGCTGGACACGGTCTTTCTGGCCGCGCCCACCTCCTCGGACCAGCGCCTGCAGAGCATCGCCCGGGTCAGCCGGGGCTTTCTCTACCTGGTGGCCCGAACCGGCGTGACGGGAAGTCACACCGAGGTGGGGGAAGAAATCGCCTCCACCGTGGCGCGCTTGCGCCGCTACACCGACACGCCCATCGCCGTCGGCTTCGGCATCGATTCCCCGGAGGCGGTGCAGCGGGTGTGGGAGCAGGCCGAGGGCGCCGTGGTGGGTTCGGCCATCGTCCAGTTCATCGAGGAACACAAGGGCGAAGCCGAGTTGCCCAAGCAAGTCGGCCGCTACGTGCGCCAACTCATCCCCGACGTCAGGTAG
- a CDS encoding DUF4442 domain-containing protein yields MDKAEAAPAQRSTVQSMIEKVRSPFYLRLFFLTKLPLALMAGLRVRDLDESSCRVSVPYGWRTTNPFRSTYFAALSMAAELSTGLLADLQVRLAPASVAMLIVGLEAEFEKKATGTTFFTCQQGEALARAVSQTLQEGEPATARVETVGRLKDGTVVARFAFTWSFKKRQTR; encoded by the coding sequence ATGGACAAAGCAGAAGCCGCCCCCGCTCAGCGCAGCACGGTGCAATCGATGATCGAGAAGGTGCGCAGTCCCTTTTACTTGCGCCTCTTCTTCTTGACCAAGCTGCCGCTGGCCTTGATGGCGGGGCTGCGGGTGAGGGACCTGGACGAGTCCTCTTGCCGGGTCTCAGTGCCTTACGGATGGCGCACCACCAATCCCTTCCGCTCCACTTATTTCGCTGCTCTCTCCATGGCGGCCGAGCTTTCCACCGGCTTGCTGGCCGATCTGCAGGTGCGTCTGGCGCCCGCTTCGGTGGCCATGCTCATAGTGGGATTGGAAGCCGAGTTCGAAAAGAAGGCCACGGGGACCACCTTCTTCACCTGCCAGCAGGGAGAGGCCCTGGCCAGGGCCGTATCTCAGACCTTGCAAGAGGGCGAGCCGGCCACCGCCAGGGTGGAAACCGTCGGTCGTCTCAAGGACGGAACCGTGGTGGCCCGCTTCGCCTTCACATGGTCCTTCAAGAAGCGTCAAACCCGTTGA